In the genome of Dryobates pubescens isolate bDryPub1 chromosome 18, bDryPub1.pri, whole genome shotgun sequence, one region contains:
- the TSC22D3 gene encoding TSC22 domain family protein 3 isoform X2 — MSTGMYQSPMEVAVYQLHNFSISFFSSLLGGDVVSVKLDNSASGASVVAIDNKIEQAMDLVKNHLMYAVREEVEVLKEQIKELLEKNSQLERENSLLKTLASPEQLEKFQSRLPAEVLCPEEQSPGVAAPAQHSRGSAV; from the exons ATGAGCACCGGCATGTACCAATCTCCCATGGAGGTGGCTGTCTATCAGCTCCACAACTTCTCcatctcctttttctcctccctgctcgGGGGGGACGTGGTTTCCGTGAAGCTCGACAACAG cgCTTCCGGAGCCAGCGTGGTCGCCATCGACAACAAGATCGAGCAGGCAATG GACCTAGTGAAAAATCACCTGATGTATGCGGTGCgggaggaggtggaggtccTCAAAGAGCAAATTAAAGAACTCTTGGAGAAAAACTCCCAGCTGGAGCGCGAAAACAGCCTCCTGAAGACCCTGGCCAGCCCCGAGCAGCTGGAGAAGTTCCAGTCACGGCTCCCTGCAGAGGTCCTGTGCCCGGAGGAGCAGAGCCCCGGGGTGGCTGCCCCGGCCCAGCACTCCAGGGGCTCTGCGGTGTAA